ACCGAGCAGCTTCAAGCCGGGCCATACGAACGCACCGATGAAAGAAAGGGATATCGCAACGGCACATACCCGCACCAACTGACAACCCGGGTAGGAACCATAACCTTAAGAGTACCGCGTTTCCGCAACGGTCAGTTTTCCACCGAAATGTTCGCCCGGTACCAGCGCAGCGAACAGGCCCTGGTGCTGACCCTGATGGAAATGGTAATCAACGGGGTCTCTACCCGAAAAATCAGCCAGATCACAGAAGAACTGTGTGGCGCCGAATTTTCCAAGTCCACTGTCTCAGACTTATGCAAGAAACTGGACCCGCTGGTTATCTCTTGGAATAACCGGGACTTGCGGGAAATGCGCTACCCTTTTATATTGGTAGACGCTTTGGTGCTCAAAGTTCGTGAAGATGGGCGCGTCCGCTCCCGGGGTGTCATGATCGCCATCGGCCTAAACACCGAAGGATACCGGGAAGTTTTAGGCATTATGCTTGGCGACAGTGAATCCGAAGCCAGTTGGAGCGAATTTTTCTCTTGGCTTAAAAACCGTAACCTGCGCGGTGTCGACCTGGTAGTGTCAGATGACCATAGCGGTTTGGTAAAGGCTGTTCGCAATCACTTCCAGGGAGTTACCTGGCAACGCTGCCAGACCCACTTTATGCGTAATATCATGGACTCTGCGCCCAAATCTGTAAAGGAAGAACTTTACCCGCGCTTGAGGGCCATTTTGGATGCTCCGGATATCGGCAGCGCCCGGCTATTATTGAACCAAACCC
The window above is part of the Pelotomaculum thermopropionicum SI genome. Proteins encoded here:
- a CDS encoding transposase and inactivated derivatives, producing MAQYQITVNQELLHQLFLSNNKDSGIAALLESVLNQILQAQATEQLQAGPYERTDERKGYRNGTYPHQLTTRVGTITLRVPRFRNGQFSTEMFARYQRSEQALVLTLMEMVINGVSTRKISQITEELCGAEFSKSTVSDLCKKLDPLVISWNNRDLREMRYPFILVDALVLKVREDGRVRSRGVMIAIGLNTEGYREVLGIMLGDSESEASWSEFFSWLKNRNLRGVDLVVSDDHSGLVKAVRNHFQGVTWQRCQTHFMRNIMDSAPKSVKEELYPRLRAILDAPDIGSARLLLNQTLEAFEKKAPRAMRVLEMGFDDATAVLVLPEKYRLRLRTTNGVERLIEEVRRRERVIRIFPNRESVVRLIGALLMEIDDKWAAGKKYLDMAEYLQWQKEQKHDRHQNNVAYIR